The Herminiimonas arsenitoxidans genome window below encodes:
- a CDS encoding EamA family transporter, whose translation MIGETLPWLAIVLWAANVIVDSAGQLAFKAAAINDADAEGLARWYRMAQQPWLWLGIGCYVLEFVLWLAFLSLVPLSQGVLMGSINIVAIMLAGRWLFREKLTRLRVIGILLVSLGVAIVGLPA comes from the coding sequence ATGATAGGTGAAACACTGCCGTGGCTGGCAATAGTCCTATGGGCAGCCAATGTAATAGTGGATAGTGCCGGCCAACTCGCATTCAAAGCGGCTGCCATCAATGATGCAGATGCAGAAGGTTTGGCACGCTGGTATCGGATGGCGCAGCAACCGTGGTTGTGGTTGGGCATAGGCTGCTACGTACTGGAATTCGTACTGTGGTTGGCTTTTCTGTCGCTGGTACCACTATCGCAAGGCGTGCTGATGGGATCGATCAATATCGTCGCCATTATGCTGGCTGGTCGCTGGCTGTTCCGTGAAAAGCTCACACGCTTACGCGTGATCGGTATTCTGCTGGTGTCCTTGGGCGTCGCGATTGTGGGATTGCCAGCATGA
- a CDS encoding DMT family transporter: MKKSFYIIGFMALLAFDTLAQLSFKYAAIHALPLQANTEWLLRVFSMPWIYGAFIGYIGAFFSWMTLLKHAPIGPAFAASHLEILSVMLLSVWLFDEKIGWPQILAAILIVAGVICLAFSENELHPEAASGEEHAVR; encoded by the coding sequence ATGAAGAAAAGTTTCTACATCATCGGCTTCATGGCCTTGCTCGCCTTCGACACCTTGGCGCAGCTAAGCTTCAAATACGCAGCCATTCACGCGCTACCATTGCAAGCCAATACAGAGTGGCTATTACGGGTATTCAGCATGCCGTGGATCTATGGTGCCTTTATCGGTTACATAGGCGCATTTTTTAGCTGGATGACGCTGCTGAAACACGCGCCTATCGGTCCGGCTTTTGCAGCCTCGCATCTGGAAATTCTCTCCGTCATGTTGCTGTCAGTCTGGCTATTTGACGAAAAAATCGGATGGCCGCAGATACTCGCTGCTATTCTGATCGTTGCCGGTGTCATCTGCCTCGCCTTCAGTGAAAACGAACTCCATCCCGAAGCCGCCAGCGGTGAGGAACATGCAGTTCGCTGA
- a CDS encoding DegT/DnrJ/EryC1/StrS family aminotransferase yields MQFAESKNSRYEVPPTAGLPLYLSDLRPGSADLAAAIAQFLNVEYAQLESSGTAALVIALHALHDLAPTRHVVIVPAYTCPLVALAVAQCGLNLRICDLLPDSLSMDPIMLASLCDKNTLAILPTHLCGRISVVAPIQACARACGAWVIEDAAQALGAHVNGHSVGTDSDITIFSMAVGKGLTIYEGGILIARDATARAACAKASARLAPVRPLVECQRSMELAAYAALYRPSLLPLAYGKPLRRALQVNDWLDAAGDRFPARTVLHRPGKWRQAVGVRALKRLAAFQTSIREQALRRLPQLRAIEGVMPFEDEEGSGTWPVLSLLMPDRARRDAVLQALWGMGCGVSLPFVHALPDYTNLNEVIPAAAQEQHALPNARMLATRVLTISNSPWLDDATFASICSTLARICKQA; encoded by the coding sequence ATGCAGTTCGCTGAAAGTAAAAATAGCAGGTACGAGGTACCGCCGACCGCCGGCCTACCCTTGTACCTAAGCGATCTGCGGCCTGGCAGCGCCGATCTGGCAGCCGCCATCGCACAGTTCCTGAACGTAGAATATGCGCAACTGGAAAGCTCAGGCACTGCTGCACTGGTCATTGCTTTGCATGCACTGCACGACCTCGCGCCAACACGTCATGTCGTCATTGTCCCCGCCTACACTTGCCCACTAGTTGCATTGGCCGTCGCACAATGCGGCTTGAACTTACGCATTTGCGATCTACTGCCTGACAGCCTGAGCATGGACCCGATCATGTTGGCAAGCCTGTGCGATAAAAACACACTCGCCATCCTGCCCACGCATTTATGCGGAAGAATCAGCGTAGTCGCGCCCATACAAGCATGCGCACGCGCCTGTGGTGCATGGGTGATAGAAGATGCCGCGCAAGCACTGGGGGCGCATGTGAATGGCCACAGTGTTGGCACCGATAGTGACATCACCATTTTCAGTATGGCGGTCGGTAAGGGTTTAACTATCTACGAAGGCGGCATTCTGATCGCACGTGATGCGACAGCGCGCGCTGCCTGTGCCAAGGCCAGTGCACGTCTTGCGCCAGTGCGTCCTCTGGTCGAATGCCAGCGTTCAATGGAGCTGGCGGCCTATGCAGCGCTGTATCGTCCTTCACTGTTGCCACTGGCCTATGGCAAACCATTACGTCGTGCGCTACAAGTCAACGATTGGCTGGATGCCGCAGGCGATCGCTTCCCTGCTCGTACCGTATTGCATCGTCCTGGCAAATGGCGGCAGGCCGTGGGCGTACGTGCGCTAAAAAGATTAGCCGCATTTCAAACAAGCATCCGTGAACAAGCATTACGTCGTCTCCCGCAATTGCGTGCCATCGAGGGAGTCATGCCGTTTGAAGATGAAGAAGGCAGCGGCACATGGCCGGTGCTCAGCTTGCTCATGCCGGATCGCGCGCGTCGCGATGCGGTATTGCAGGCTTTATGGGGAATGGGATGCGGTGTGAGCCTGCCTTTTGTGCATGCTCTACCCGACTACACGAATTTGAATGAAGTAATACCGGCAGCCGCGCAAGAACAACATGCTTTGCCAAATGCACGCATGCTGGCTACACGCGTACTAACGATCAGCAATAGCCCATGGTTGGATGACGCAACATTTGCATCTATCTGCAGCACGCTGGCCCGTATCTGCAAACAAGCATAA
- a CDS encoding arginase family protein: MHKQPIVLDLDGSTGVPDGALHVPLQDWQERLRFGCRRSVLDAFDRYLDTQLPAEYGPVLMGSGDFHHLSLPLVKRLAEKRQRPLRLVVIDNHPDNMRYLFGVHCGSWVRRVAMLPQVSHVHVVGITSSDIGSGHAWENYLTPLLAGKLSYWSVGVDTSWSRFLRLNRAFHNFDNAATLTDAVCAMLAENKEDTYLSIDKDAFSPDVVRTNWDQGQLLEEQLMRMIATLDGQMIASDITGDVSEYRHASAWKRWLSAGDEQTLAIPPATLQAWQLDQQALNQRLVTRLQQAMSTD, encoded by the coding sequence ATGCATAAACAGCCGATAGTGCTGGACCTCGATGGTTCTACCGGTGTGCCGGATGGCGCATTGCATGTGCCGCTACAGGATTGGCAGGAGCGTTTGCGCTTTGGTTGCCGTCGTAGCGTATTGGATGCATTTGATCGTTATTTGGATACGCAGTTGCCAGCGGAATATGGGCCTGTGTTGATGGGCAGTGGCGATTTCCATCATCTCAGCTTGCCTTTGGTAAAACGCTTGGCAGAAAAGCGGCAACGTCCGCTACGCTTGGTGGTGATCGACAATCATCCAGACAATATGCGTTATCTGTTTGGTGTGCATTGCGGCTCGTGGGTACGACGTGTGGCGATGCTGCCGCAAGTCAGTCATGTGCATGTAGTTGGAATTACTTCATCCGATATCGGTAGTGGTCATGCGTGGGAAAATTATCTGACGCCGCTGCTGGCAGGCAAGCTCAGTTATTGGAGCGTTGGTGTAGATACGAGTTGGTCGCGTTTCTTGCGGTTGAACCGTGCTTTTCACAACTTCGATAATGCAGCAACGCTGACAGATGCAGTGTGTGCAATGCTGGCTGAGAACAAAGAAGATACGTATCTATCCATCGACAAAGATGCGTTCAGTCCGGACGTGGTACGTACCAACTGGGATCAAGGGCAATTGCTGGAAGAGCAGTTGATGCGCATGATCGCTACGCTCGATGGTCAAATGATCGCCAGCGATATCACTGGTGACGTTTCAGAATATCGTCATGCCAGTGCGTGGAAGCGTTGGTTGAGTGCGGGTGATGAACAAACTTTGGCGATTCCTCCTGCTACGCTACAAGCTTGGCAGCTTGATCAACAAGCTTTGAATCAGCGTTTGGTGACGCGTTTGCAGCAGGCGATGAGCACGGATTAA
- a CDS encoding GNAT family N-acetyltransferase, with amino-acid sequence MSATRLNQLEPDALVTLFEAHPPQGFAPLSLLHGTLGFVASFDLLTTADDALRRRVHALPWASRWLPWLRVRTAFVGTTVTEYTLLPDTEPASFADSLRRVPGRDYRLVIVKDIPQQSPLLDAHANTRAEQFSLACAEQGFVLVEGQALAYVTIDFDNIDAYLERLSNSRRKNLRRKLRKRDGLQIDRVHTGNPLFDDNAVVDIYYALYLDVYKQSEIHFDLLTRDFFAAMLRDGNNGGISFEYRHAGELIGYNLCFEHDGRLIDKYIGLRYPQARENNLYFISWFVNLEYALERGLTHYVAGWTDPQVKADLGASFTYTRHAVYVRNRVLRALARRFVGSFESDRQWSEQHHA; translated from the coding sequence GTGTCGGCGACACGCCTGAATCAGCTCGAGCCGGATGCGCTGGTCACACTGTTTGAGGCGCATCCTCCGCAAGGGTTTGCGCCTCTTTCACTGTTGCACGGCACACTTGGCTTCGTCGCGTCTTTTGATTTATTGACGACAGCGGACGATGCGTTGCGGCGACGTGTGCATGCCTTACCTTGGGCCAGCCGCTGGCTGCCGTGGTTACGCGTGCGTACCGCGTTTGTCGGTACTACCGTCACTGAATACACCTTGCTGCCGGATACCGAGCCTGCGAGCTTCGCTGACAGCTTGCGCCGTGTGCCGGGGCGCGATTATCGTCTCGTCATCGTAAAAGACATTCCGCAACAATCTCCTTTACTTGATGCGCATGCCAATACACGTGCAGAACAATTTTCGCTCGCGTGTGCGGAGCAGGGATTCGTGTTGGTCGAGGGACAGGCACTGGCTTATGTGACGATCGATTTCGATAATATCGATGCTTATCTTGAACGACTCTCCAACAGCCGTCGCAAGAACCTGCGCCGAAAATTACGCAAGCGTGATGGTTTGCAGATAGATCGCGTACATACAGGCAATCCACTTTTTGACGACAATGCTGTCGTCGATATCTATTACGCCTTGTATCTGGATGTGTATAAGCAGAGTGAAATACACTTTGATTTACTCACGCGCGATTTCTTTGCGGCTATGCTGCGCGATGGCAATAATGGCGGCATCAGTTTCGAATATAGACACGCAGGCGAGCTGATAGGCTACAACCTTTGCTTTGAGCACGATGGACGCTTGATCGATAAATATATCGGTTTGCGTTATCCGCAAGCGCGCGAGAATAATTTGTATTTCATTAGCTGGTTCGTGAATCTTGAGTACGCCTTGGAGCGTGGGCTGACGCACTACGTAGCGGGTTGGACCGATCCGCAGGTCAAGGCTGACTTGGGTGCGTCTTTCACCTATACGCGGCATGCGGTGTATGTGCGTAATCGAGTGTTGCGTGCATTGGCGCGACGGTTCGTAGGCAGCTTTGAAAGCGATAGACAATGGAGCGAGCAGCATCATGCATAA
- a CDS encoding aspartate aminotransferase family protein, producing MSANLLADEAKYCSFGDTVHYVNPPKIFAGCEGSYMIDAEDTRYLDLQMWYSAVNFGYKNKRLEDAMKKQLDVLPQIASQYLHPTKIELAKWIAQDAEKKWGREGRVHFNVGGAQAIEDSLKIVRNASNGKSLMFAFEGGYHGRTLGASSITSSYRYRRRYGHFGDRAHFLPFPYPFRRPKGMTAEEYGESLVKEFARKFENEYHAVWDPKANQCEYAAFYIEPIQGTGGYVIPPPNYFKGMKKVLDDHGVLLVVDEIQMGFWRTGKLWSIENFGVQPDVLVFAKALTNGLNALSGLWAREELINPTIFPPGSTHSTFASNPLGTAIGLEVLKMTHEVDFGKQVCDSGAYFLEGLRDLQKRHKEIGDVDGLGLALRAEICTDDGFTPNRALLDKMVDMGLEGTLEYKGQKRGLVLDVGGYYKNVITFAPSLMISRDEIDEAMVLLDQLLTRAKRA from the coding sequence ATGAGCGCAAACCTGTTGGCTGACGAAGCGAAATACTGTTCCTTCGGCGATACCGTCCATTACGTTAACCCGCCTAAGATTTTCGCCGGCTGCGAAGGCAGCTATATGATCGACGCTGAGGATACGCGTTACCTTGATTTACAGATGTGGTATTCGGCCGTTAACTTCGGTTACAAGAACAAGCGTCTTGAAGATGCGATGAAGAAGCAGCTCGACGTGTTGCCACAGATTGCCAGCCAGTACTTGCATCCAACCAAGATTGAATTGGCAAAATGGATCGCTCAGGATGCAGAAAAAAAATGGGGCCGTGAAGGTCGCGTACATTTCAACGTCGGTGGCGCGCAGGCGATTGAAGACTCATTGAAAATTGTGCGTAATGCCAGCAATGGCAAGAGCCTGATGTTCGCTTTCGAAGGTGGTTATCACGGCCGTACCTTGGGCGCATCGAGCATTACTTCCAGCTACCGCTATCGTCGTCGCTACGGTCATTTCGGCGACCGTGCGCATTTCCTGCCTTTCCCTTATCCATTCCGTCGTCCTAAAGGCATGACGGCTGAAGAATACGGTGAGTCGCTGGTCAAGGAATTTGCGCGCAAGTTCGAAAACGAATATCACGCAGTGTGGGATCCAAAGGCTAATCAATGCGAATACGCTGCTTTCTACATTGAGCCGATTCAAGGCACGGGTGGTTACGTTATCCCACCACCGAACTACTTCAAAGGTATGAAGAAGGTATTGGACGATCACGGCGTGCTGCTGGTGGTCGATGAAATCCAGATGGGCTTCTGGCGTACCGGTAAGCTCTGGTCGATCGAAAACTTTGGCGTGCAACCTGACGTATTGGTTTTTGCCAAAGCGTTGACGAATGGTTTGAATGCACTGAGCGGTCTGTGGGCGCGCGAAGAGTTGATCAATCCTACGATCTTCCCTCCAGGTTCGACACACTCGACTTTCGCATCCAATCCGCTGGGCACTGCCATCGGTCTGGAAGTGTTGAAGATGACGCACGAAGTGGACTTTGGAAAACAAGTCTGCGATAGCGGCGCGTACTTCCTCGAAGGTTTGCGTGATCTGCAAAAACGTCACAAGGAAATCGGCGATGTCGATGGTTTGGGTCTGGCTTTGCGCGCAGAGATTTGCACGGACGACGGCTTTACACCTAACCGTGCCTTGCTCGACAAGATGGTCGACATGGGTCTGGAAGGTACACTCGAGTACAAAGGTCAGAAACGTGGCTTGGTGCTGGACGTAGGTGGTTACTACAAAAACGTGATCACCTTCGCACCGTCGTTGATGATCAGTCGTGACGAGATCGATGAAGCGATGGTCTTGCTGGATCAACTGCTGACACGCGCCAAGCGTGCCTGA
- the pgsA gene encoding CDP-diacylglycerol--glycerol-3-phosphate 3-phosphatidyltransferase — protein MPFNIPILLTWLRVALIPLMVGVLYIPDAWLGSFNKTQGLAATLIFIVAALTDWIDGFLARRWNQTSAFGAFLDPVADKLMVAGALLVLIELERVNAVIAFIIIGREITISALREWMAQIGASKSVAVSSLGKIKTIAQMVAIPMLLYYDTIWGINLKFWGDILLWVAAVLTVWSMFYYLRKAWPLIKESAGHLL, from the coding sequence ATGCCCTTCAATATTCCTATTCTTCTTACATGGCTACGAGTCGCGCTGATTCCATTGATGGTCGGCGTGTTGTATATCCCGGATGCATGGCTGGGTTCCTTCAATAAAACGCAGGGTCTTGCGGCCACGCTGATTTTCATCGTCGCGGCGCTGACAGACTGGATAGACGGTTTTCTCGCACGCCGCTGGAATCAGACTTCTGCCTTCGGTGCCTTCCTTGATCCGGTAGCTGACAAACTGATGGTCGCTGGTGCCTTGCTTGTGTTGATCGAGCTTGAGCGGGTGAATGCGGTGATCGCCTTCATCATTATCGGTCGCGAGATTACGATTTCCGCTTTGCGCGAATGGATGGCGCAGATCGGTGCATCGAAATCGGTTGCTGTTAGTTCACTCGGCAAGATCAAGACGATTGCACAAATGGTAGCGATTCCGATGCTGCTTTATTACGACACTATTTGGGGCATCAACCTTAAATTCTGGGGCGATATTCTGTTGTGGGTCGCAGCAGTATTGACGGTGTGGTCAATGTTTTATTATTTACGCAAGGCATGGCCACTGATTAAAGAAAGTGCAGGGCATTTATTGTAA